The following proteins come from a genomic window of Hydractinia symbiolongicarpus strain clone_291-10 chromosome 2, HSymV2.1, whole genome shotgun sequence:
- the LOC130629757 gene encoding BTB/POZ domain-containing protein KCTD4-like gives MANEIIKLNVGGEIYTTTRCTLTKYPQSMLGAMFTNSMSIHQDEHGAYFIDRDKKVFKYILQFLRCGKLILPSNFKNLDLLKTEADFYQVQPLIKAVDEFATEKTETCQMVETRQRGLLLFSASGHSLCGQYLNHNCVYIQDASFTYQSNAIQFSSKTIQFMDFKNYLACSKTWKLVQTNSLNEANARAYMLSLGISYKEVFRNDITYSNVAVEEWRRIDGATIGV, from the coding sequence ATGGCAAACGAGATCATAAAACTTAACGTTGGAGGTGAAATATACACAACAACGCGATGCACATTAACAAAATATCCACAATCCATGCTTGGGGCGATGTTTACAAATTCAATGTCAATACACCAAGATGAACATGGCGCATATTTTATCGATCGCGATAAGAAAGTCTTCAAATACATCCTGCAATTTTTACGATGTGGCAAACTTATTCTTCCCAGTAACTTTAAAAACCTGGATTtgttaaaaacagaagctgatttTTACCAAGTTCAACCGTTAATAAAAGCTGTGGATGAATTTGCGACAGAGAAAACAGAAACATGTCAAATGGTAGAAACTAGGCAAAGAGGTTTGCTGCTGTTTTCTGCATCTGGACATTCTCTCTGTGGACAGTATTTGAATCATAATTGCGTTTACATACAAGATGCTTCATTTACTTACCAATCCAATGCCATACAATTCTCATCTAAAACCATACAGTTTATGGATTTCAAAAACTATTTAGCATGTAGTAAAACGTGGAAGTTAGTTCAGACGAACAGTTTAAACGAAGCAAATGCTAGGGCATACATGTTGTCGTTGGGTATTTCCTACAAGGAAGTATTCCGTAATGATATTACATACAGCAATGTTGCTGTAGAAGAGTGGAGACGTATTGATGGAGCTACTATCGGTGTTTAA